Proteins encoded within one genomic window of Bacillaceae bacterium S4-13-56:
- a CDS encoding TetR/AcrR family transcriptional regulator produces MAVKKQIIMEKALELFAENGIESTSIQQITQRCGVSKGAFYLEFKSKSELVLGLIDHFMTEIIVDIEQSVNKDSSPKNVLYQLYQSIFISYQKHSKFAEILMREQSSNISNKELFEVFAKYDGSFNLIIASVIRRQFPDLREEMVPDSVYFIKGLIRTYSELFFIYKYPIDLHLLCESLVEKTTLTTKNSSIQLISENFLSLNKFEHLEPTRDGLIKVLEQKVKEVSDPIVLESLELLRADLQNPNLPKSVIKGLVRNLYINSHTKWVAYLYDLYLQKN; encoded by the coding sequence TTGGCAGTAAAAAAACAAATAATCATGGAAAAAGCTTTAGAATTATTTGCTGAAAACGGGATAGAATCAACATCTATTCAACAAATAACACAAAGATGTGGTGTTTCTAAGGGAGCATTTTACTTAGAATTTAAATCAAAATCAGAGCTCGTCTTAGGATTAATTGACCATTTTATGACAGAAATCATTGTGGATATTGAACAGTCGGTCAATAAAGACTCATCTCCTAAAAACGTACTTTATCAATTATATCAATCTATATTTATTTCCTATCAAAAACACTCTAAATTCGCCGAAATACTTATGAGGGAGCAGTCTTCTAATATTAGCAACAAAGAATTGTTTGAGGTATTCGCCAAGTATGATGGATCTTTCAATCTAATAATTGCCTCTGTTATTAGGAGACAATTCCCCGATTTACGAGAGGAAATGGTGCCTGATTCGGTTTACTTCATAAAAGGGTTAATAAGAACTTATTCTGAATTATTTTTCATTTATAAATACCCTATAGATCTTCACTTGCTTTGTGAATCATTAGTTGAAAAAACAACCCTTACAACAAAGAATTCTTCTATTCAACTCATATCGGAAAATTTCTTATCCTTAAATAAATTTGAACATTTAGAACCAACAAGAGATGGATTAATAAAAGTTCTTGAGCAAAAGGTAAAAGAAGTAAGTGATCCCATTGTTCTGGAATCATTAGAACTTTTACGTGCCGACCTGCAAAATCCAAATTTGCCTAAATCCGTCATTAAAGGCCTAGTGCGAAACCTTTACATAAACTCCCACACCAAATGGGTTGCCTACCTTTATGACCTATATCTTCAGAAAAACTAA
- a CDS encoding efflux RND transporter permease subunit — protein MKNLVNFVLRNKLAVWLLTIIIIVSGIYSGTKMKMETIPDISIPYLIVMDVYPGAAPEQVMEEISIPLEKNIEGLEDVKAVFSSSSSSISQIQVEYDYGVDMDQKKRELESALDKVTLPEDAQEPSIMAISMNMMPVLALSVSSTEEDISELTSTVEDVLLPEIEKIDGVASTTITGQHMEEVQITYDQEKMAELGLKEDQVKQMVQASNLGVSLGLYEFEEGEQAIAVDGNFASIDDLKGMLIPVTPSQANPTPFVTLADIANIELVGKVQSISRTNGEDSISIQIVKGQQANTVEVVNAVKDLIGEQEETIDGLAIDVSLDQGEPIEESVFTMVEKAVFGGLFAVLIILLFLRDFKSTIISIVSIPVSIFMALLLLNSMGITLNIMTLGAVTVAIGRVIDDSIVVVENIYRRMHLKEEKLQGRALIREATIEMFKPILSSTLVTVAVFAPLMFVSGMVGELFAPFALTMAFALGASLLVAITIVPALSHFLFRKKLYGKKDEVNHKGVGKMATWYKGVLKKALNHKIITSTIAILLLGGSIALTPIIGFSFIGTEQEKVIYLTYTPGTGELQDVTLENVEEVERELMKLEDLDILQFSINDSSSADISSIMTGGGSGALMYLIFDNDTEDFADVKEEVEDYVFNIGHSGEWKSQDFATMGMGTNEVSYTLYSENLDDLLSSVKQVEDTLKEVDDLEDVTSDAEDPYVEHVLKVDQKHVLQYGLTTAQIMMALSSNQSENVLTTVESDGKEINVIIKQEAAKTPSTFDELLEKEIMTAQGQTLPLSELITVEDGTTLNTLSRSEGQFFATVSGTVVTEDISKATGSAEEKIDALDMPKGVSIGVAGVAADMNETFQQLGIAMIAAVLIVYFILVVTFGEGLAPFSILFSLPFAVIGSFVGLLIAGETISVSVMMGLLMLIGIVVTNAIVLVDRIIHMERDGLSMREAILEAGATRLRPILMTAIATIGAMTPMLFGGAGSGLISKGLAITVIGGLISATLLTLVIVPIVYETLSKMVKKDRKNIQEN, from the coding sequence TTGAAAAATCTAGTAAACTTCGTCTTGAGAAATAAACTTGCGGTATGGCTTTTGACCATTATCATTATTGTCTCTGGTATTTATTCTGGAACAAAAATGAAAATGGAGACCATCCCAGATATATCAATCCCTTATTTAATAGTGATGGATGTATATCCTGGTGCAGCGCCAGAACAAGTAATGGAAGAAATCTCTATACCTTTAGAGAAAAATATTGAAGGATTGGAAGATGTCAAAGCGGTCTTTTCAAGTTCTTCATCCAGTATATCCCAAATCCAGGTTGAATATGATTATGGGGTGGATATGGATCAGAAAAAGCGCGAACTAGAGTCAGCTCTCGATAAAGTAACGTTGCCAGAAGATGCTCAAGAACCATCTATTATGGCAATTAGTATGAACATGATGCCTGTTTTGGCACTGTCCGTCAGTAGCACGGAAGAAGACATTAGTGAATTAACATCGACAGTGGAAGATGTTCTTTTACCTGAAATTGAAAAAATTGATGGAGTAGCATCCACAACGATTACAGGGCAACATATGGAAGAAGTTCAAATTACTTATGACCAAGAAAAAATGGCTGAACTAGGCTTGAAGGAAGATCAAGTAAAACAAATGGTTCAAGCTAGTAATTTGGGTGTGTCTTTAGGGTTATATGAGTTTGAAGAAGGAGAACAAGCCATTGCGGTTGATGGGAATTTTGCATCCATTGATGATTTGAAAGGGATGTTAATACCAGTAACACCTTCCCAAGCGAATCCAACCCCGTTTGTTACCTTAGCTGATATTGCTAATATTGAATTAGTGGGAAAAGTTCAGTCTATCTCCCGTACGAATGGAGAAGACTCCATCTCAATTCAAATCGTTAAGGGTCAGCAAGCAAATACAGTAGAGGTTGTAAATGCTGTAAAAGATTTAATTGGAGAACAGGAAGAAACCATTGATGGATTAGCAATCGACGTTTCTCTTGACCAGGGGGAACCTATTGAAGAATCCGTATTTACAATGGTGGAAAAAGCAGTATTTGGTGGCCTCTTCGCCGTTTTAATAATTTTACTGTTCCTACGAGATTTCAAATCAACCATAATTTCCATCGTTTCTATTCCAGTGTCTATTTTTATGGCATTACTTCTTTTAAACTCGATGGGCATTACGCTTAATATTATGACGTTAGGTGCCGTCACGGTAGCTATAGGGCGTGTTATTGATGACTCTATTGTTGTTGTGGAAAATATATACCGGCGCATGCATTTGAAAGAAGAGAAATTGCAGGGGCGCGCTTTAATACGTGAAGCAACTATTGAAATGTTTAAACCAATCTTATCTTCCACACTAGTTACTGTTGCTGTTTTTGCACCATTAATGTTTGTGAGTGGAATGGTAGGGGAATTGTTTGCTCCTTTTGCCTTAACCATGGCTTTTGCCCTTGGTGCGTCATTGCTCGTCGCAATCACTATAGTTCCAGCTCTATCTCATTTCCTATTCCGTAAAAAGTTATATGGGAAAAAAGATGAGGTCAATCATAAAGGCGTTGGAAAGATGGCGACCTGGTATAAGGGAGTCCTTAAAAAGGCATTAAATCACAAAATAATCACATCAACAATTGCCATTCTTTTACTAGGTGGTTCGATAGCACTGACTCCAATCATTGGATTTAGTTTTATAGGGACAGAGCAAGAAAAAGTTATTTATCTAACTTATACACCTGGAACAGGTGAATTACAGGATGTAACCTTAGAAAATGTGGAAGAAGTCGAGAGAGAGTTAATGAAACTAGAAGATCTTGATATTCTACAATTTTCAATCAATGATTCAAGCAGCGCAGATATCTCTTCCATAATGACTGGTGGCGGAAGTGGGGCACTAATGTACCTTATTTTCGACAATGATACGGAAGATTTTGCGGATGTAAAAGAAGAAGTAGAAGATTATGTGTTCAACATTGGCCATTCAGGTGAATGGAAATCCCAAGACTTTGCTACTATGGGAATGGGCACAAATGAGGTCAGCTATACACTTTATAGTGAAAATTTAGATGATTTATTATCATCCGTTAAACAGGTGGAAGATACTTTAAAAGAAGTAGATGATTTAGAAGACGTTACGTCTGATGCAGAAGATCCATATGTTGAACATGTATTAAAAGTGGATCAAAAGCATGTTTTACAATACGGTTTAACTACAGCTCAGATTATGATGGCATTGAGTTCTAATCAAAGTGAAAATGTTTTAACAACAGTTGAAAGTGATGGAAAAGAAATTAACGTTATAATTAAACAAGAAGCAGCCAAAACTCCATCTACATTTGACGAGTTGTTAGAAAAAGAAATCATGACTGCACAGGGTCAAACCTTACCTTTATCGGAACTAATCACTGTTGAAGATGGAACAACACTAAATACATTATCACGTAGTGAAGGTCAATTCTTTGCAACTGTTTCTGGTACGGTTGTTACAGAAGATATTTCGAAGGCAACTGGAAGTGCGGAAGAAAAAATCGATGCGCTTGATATGCCAAAAGGCGTTTCCATTGGCGTAGCTGGTGTAGCAGCTGATATGAATGAGACCTTCCAGCAATTGGGGATTGCTATGATTGCAGCTGTGTTAATTGTTTACTTCATTCTAGTGGTCACATTTGGGGAAGGATTAGCACCATTCTCTATCCTATTCTCGTTACCGTTTGCTGTTATTGGTTCCTTTGTTGGCCTTCTAATTGCTGGAGAAACGATCTCTGTTTCCGTTATGATGGGTCTTCTTATGCTGATTGGTATCGTTGTAACGAATGCAATCGTCCTTGTCGATCGAATCATTCATATGGAACGTGATGGATTATCCATGCGTGAAGCCATTCTTGAAGCAGGGGCTACTCGTTTACGACCAATTTTAATGACTGCCATTGCAACTATTGGAGCAATGACGCCGATGTTATTCGGTGGAGCAGGGTCAGGCTTAATATCAAAAGGACTAGCCATCACTGTTATTGGCGGTCTGATATCAGCCACACTCCTAACCCTTGTAATAGTACCAATTGTTTATGAAACTCTATCAAAAATGGTGAAAAAAGATCGGAAAAACATCCAAGAAAACTAA
- a CDS encoding 5'-nucleotidase C-terminal domain-containing protein — protein MNKKSFLVFFNVVIALFLVSGNLVFAHGGDFEEGTNLVPHHNKDQHPLDETTLTLLHDTHLHGNFGDEDGAENIANYFGLINKIKQENPNTLMIANGDDVATSVLSSVFNGEHIIEAFNTGGIDVDTFGNHDFDMGPDQLLTLVEKSEFPWVTANVIDKRTGDTFGQEQGVQPFIIKEVNGVKVGLTGLITEEAPYVTSMGENAQVLDAVEAMKAVIPKMETAGAEIIVVSSHLASSRAREVAAQVDGIDVMVGDHVAVANESLEVINDTLLGFVGDEFEFLGEINLKIENGEVVDYNFARYSLEDEVANGLQPDANVKQVMDNYNSQLDTDLNVVIGQTETELDVMKANQRKEETKIGNFVADVIKDYTDADAALINGGGIRADRIFPVGDLTKRDIMDALPYTNYVVKIEVTGQAIQDALENAVSEVENGAGRFAQVSGINYSFDLDQPVGSRIIEATINGEPIDENKTYTLATVDFIAEGGDGYASFEGSTYLINANSGPLLSNLIIETIEAEGTINPEIEGRIANLTGTDYGNTDETENEGEDGEESPTTGTDDEGSANEQDTNTDTGNELPDTATNTMNIILLGLTLLAAGALLFKVCW, from the coding sequence TTGAATAAAAAATCGTTCTTAGTCTTTTTTAATGTTGTTATTGCTTTATTTCTTGTTTCTGGAAATCTAGTATTTGCCCATGGAGGAGATTTTGAAGAAGGAACAAACCTCGTACCACATCACAACAAAGATCAACATCCCCTAGATGAAACAACTTTAACTTTACTTCACGATACACATCTTCATGGTAATTTTGGGGATGAAGATGGGGCTGAGAACATTGCCAACTACTTTGGATTAATCAACAAAATTAAGCAAGAAAACCCCAATACTTTGATGATTGCGAATGGAGACGATGTTGCTACATCCGTTCTTTCTTCCGTTTTTAATGGAGAGCATATCATCGAAGCTTTCAATACTGGTGGTATCGATGTGGATACATTTGGAAACCATGATTTCGATATGGGACCAGACCAACTTTTAACTCTTGTAGAAAAAAGTGAATTTCCTTGGGTTACTGCAAACGTCATTGACAAACGCACTGGTGATACCTTTGGACAGGAACAGGGTGTACAGCCTTTTATTATTAAAGAAGTGAATGGTGTAAAAGTGGGTCTCACTGGTTTAATTACAGAAGAGGCGCCGTATGTTACATCAATGGGAGAAAATGCACAGGTGCTTGATGCGGTGGAAGCTATGAAGGCTGTTATTCCAAAAATGGAAACAGCGGGTGCAGAAATTATTGTTGTATCCTCTCACTTAGCAAGCTCAAGAGCGAGAGAGGTAGCGGCACAAGTAGATGGCATCGATGTTATGGTTGGTGACCATGTCGCAGTTGCTAATGAAAGCCTAGAAGTCATTAATGATACACTACTTGGTTTTGTTGGAGACGAATTTGAATTTTTAGGTGAAATTAATCTTAAAATTGAAAACGGGGAAGTTGTTGATTATAATTTTGCTCGTTATTCATTAGAGGATGAGGTTGCTAATGGCCTGCAACCAGACGCTAATGTAAAACAGGTAATGGATAATTATAATTCTCAGCTTGATACAGATTTAAATGTAGTCATTGGTCAAACTGAAACAGAGCTTGATGTCATGAAAGCAAATCAAAGAAAGGAAGAAACAAAAATCGGTAACTTTGTTGCTGATGTTATCAAAGATTATACAGATGCCGATGCTGCTTTAATAAATGGTGGCGGTATACGTGCCGATCGAATTTTTCCAGTAGGTGATCTAACTAAACGTGACATAATGGATGCTCTCCCATATACAAACTATGTCGTGAAAATTGAAGTGACTGGACAAGCTATTCAAGATGCTTTAGAAAATGCAGTAAGTGAGGTTGAGAATGGAGCAGGCCGATTTGCACAAGTTAGTGGGATTAACTATAGCTTTGATTTAGATCAGCCTGTCGGTTCTAGAATCATTGAAGCTACCATCAATGGCGAACCTATTGACGAAAATAAAACATACACACTTGCAACTGTCGATTTCATTGCCGAGGGTGGAGACGGATATGCCTCTTTTGAAGGGTCCACGTATCTCATCAATGCTAACTCAGGTCCATTACTATCTAATCTAATAATTGAAACTATTGAAGCTGAAGGTACAATCAATCCTGAAATTGAAGGAAGAATTGCAAACCTAACCGGCACAGACTATGGAAATACTGACGAAACAGAAAACGAAGGAGAAGATGGCGAGGAATCTCCAACTACAGGTACTGATGATGAAGGCAGTGCCAATGAACAAGACACAAATACAGACACAGGAAATGAACTCCCAGACACAGCAACTAACACCATGAACATTATTCTTCTAGGACTTACCCTATTAGCAGCAGGAGCCCTTTTATTCAAAGTGTGTTGGTAG
- a CDS encoding ROK family transcriptional regulator — translation MSKIWNQYEVKKENKTLVLEVIKSRSPISRADIAKITGLNKGTVSSLTSELLDEHLIYESGPGQSSGGRRPLMLLFNHLAGYSIGIDVGVNYLLGILTDLKGNIVTEKKRLFTELTYEEILAHIIEIIYDLKLSSENSVYGVVGIGIGVPGVVSNSGEILFAPNLGWRNKDLKSSMEQEFNVPVTIANEANAGAYGEKTFGAGKNEQDIIYVSVGIGIGVGLILDDKLYKGNNGLSGEFGHMTIESNGLLCRCGNQGCWELYASEQALIKKAKKIDYLATRDDVTLELLCELAASGDERIKTLFSEVGEYLGIGVTNIVNGFNPRKVIIGNRMEIAEQWIRAALELKVNNNSLRFHRNDVKIDFSHLNSHSTALGVAAFSIEKFLEIDVVKGT, via the coding sequence TTGAGTAAAATATGGAACCAATATGAAGTAAAAAAAGAAAACAAAACCCTAGTATTAGAAGTTATTAAAAGTCGGTCTCCTATCTCCCGAGCAGATATTGCAAAAATTACTGGACTCAATAAGGGAACAGTCTCCTCTCTAACAAGTGAATTATTAGATGAGCACCTAATTTATGAATCTGGTCCTGGTCAATCAAGTGGTGGTAGAAGACCCCTTATGTTGCTATTCAATCACCTAGCGGGCTACTCCATAGGGATTGATGTAGGAGTCAACTATCTCCTCGGTATTTTAACCGATCTCAAAGGAAATATTGTTACAGAAAAGAAAAGATTGTTTACTGAGCTTACTTATGAAGAGATTCTTGCTCATATTATCGAAATCATTTACGACTTAAAATTATCTTCTGAAAATAGTGTATATGGTGTAGTAGGAATTGGTATCGGTGTTCCTGGAGTCGTTAGTAATAGTGGTGAAATTTTATTCGCTCCAAACTTGGGATGGAGAAATAAAGATTTGAAGAGCTCTATGGAGCAAGAATTTAATGTTCCAGTAACGATTGCAAACGAAGCAAATGCTGGTGCGTATGGCGAAAAAACGTTTGGTGCAGGCAAGAATGAGCAAGATATCATTTATGTAAGTGTTGGAATCGGTATAGGTGTGGGACTCATACTTGATGATAAACTCTACAAAGGAAATAACGGCCTTTCTGGAGAATTTGGCCATATGACTATAGAAAGTAATGGACTACTTTGTCGATGTGGAAATCAAGGGTGCTGGGAATTATATGCGTCTGAGCAAGCCTTAATAAAAAAAGCTAAAAAGATAGATTATTTAGCTACAAGAGACGACGTAACATTAGAATTATTATGTGAGCTTGCAGCCTCCGGTGATGAAAGAATTAAAACCCTTTTTAGTGAAGTAGGAGAATACCTTGGTATCGGTGTCACTAACATTGTGAATGGATTCAATCCTAGAAAAGTAATCATTGGGAATCGAATGGAAATAGCTGAACAATGGATAAGGGCTGCTCTCGAACTTAAAGTTAATAATAACTCTCTTAGATTTCATCGAAATGATGTAAAAATTGATTTCTCCCACTTAAATTCACATTCAACGGCATTAGGCGTTGCAGCTTTTTCGATCGAGAAATTTCTTGAAATTGATGTTGTGAAAGGAACCTAA
- the xylA gene encoding xylose isomerase has product MAFFENVNTITFEGASSKNPLAFKFYNPSEIINGKTMEEYLRFGVAYWHTMTQDLTDPFGEGTAIRPWANYTGLDLAKARVEASFEFFEKLGVPYFCFHDVDIAPEGGSLRESNKNLDIIVNMIQEYMKGSKVKLLWNTANMFSHSRWVHGAATSSNADVFAYAAAKVKKGLEVGKQLGAENYVFWGGREGYETLLNTDLKLELDNLARFFHMAVDYAKEIGFDAQFLIEPKPKEPTTHQYDFDVASSFAFLQKYDLQDHFKFNIEANHATLAGHTFEHELRYARINGMLGSVDANQGDPLLGWDTDEFPTDLYSTTLAMYEIIKNGGLGSGGLNFDAKVRRGSFEAEDLFRAHIAGMDSFSIGLKLANRLIEDRVLENIVDDRYSSYKEGIGKDIIEGKTDFHKLEAYALGLNEIQNKSGRLESIKATINQYLVQLYGNK; this is encoded by the coding sequence ATGGCATTTTTTGAAAACGTTAACACTATTACATTTGAGGGAGCGAGCTCTAAAAATCCACTTGCTTTTAAATTTTATAATCCATCTGAAATAATTAATGGAAAAACAATGGAAGAATATTTGCGTTTTGGCGTTGCTTATTGGCACACTATGACTCAAGATTTAACTGATCCATTCGGTGAAGGAACTGCTATTCGTCCTTGGGCTAATTATACTGGATTAGACTTAGCAAAAGCACGTGTGGAAGCTTCTTTTGAATTTTTTGAAAAGCTTGGAGTTCCTTATTTCTGTTTCCATGATGTTGATATTGCACCTGAAGGCGGGAGCTTAAGGGAATCTAATAAAAATCTTGATATTATTGTGAACATGATTCAAGAATATATGAAGGGCAGTAAAGTTAAACTTCTTTGGAATACAGCGAATATGTTTTCTCATTCACGCTGGGTTCATGGTGCAGCAACATCAAGTAATGCAGATGTTTTTGCATATGCTGCTGCAAAAGTGAAAAAGGGATTAGAGGTTGGAAAACAATTGGGTGCTGAAAACTATGTGTTCTGGGGCGGTCGTGAAGGTTACGAAACTTTATTAAATACTGACTTGAAGCTAGAATTAGATAATTTAGCACGATTCTTCCATATGGCAGTTGATTATGCGAAGGAAATTGGTTTTGATGCACAGTTCTTAATTGAGCCAAAACCTAAGGAACCAACTACCCATCAATATGACTTTGATGTGGCTTCAAGCTTTGCATTCTTACAAAAGTATGATCTTCAAGATCATTTCAAATTTAATATTGAAGCTAATCATGCAACTCTCGCGGGACATACATTTGAGCACGAATTACGCTATGCAAGAATCAATGGGATGTTAGGTTCTGTGGATGCAAACCAAGGGGATCCATTATTAGGATGGGATACAGATGAATTTCCAACTGATTTATACTCCACCACCCTAGCAATGTATGAAATTATTAAAAATGGTGGATTAGGTTCTGGTGGTCTAAACTTTGATGCTAAAGTTAGAAGAGGATCTTTTGAAGCAGAAGATTTATTCCGTGCTCATATTGCTGGAATGGATAGTTTTTCAATAGGCTTGAAATTGGCTAACCGTCTAATTGAGGATCGTGTTCTTGAAAATATCGTTGATGATCGCTACAGCAGTTATAAGGAAGGAATCGGTAAGGATATTATCGAGGGGAAGACTGACTTTCACAAATTAGAGGCATACGCTTTAGGATTAAACGAAATTCAAAATAAATCTGGCCGTCTAGAATCCATCAAAGCTACGATCAATCAATATCTTGTTCAACTGTACGGAAACAAATAA
- the xylB gene encoding xylulokinase, with translation MEYVIGVDLGTSAVKILLVNQNGQIEKEVSKDYPLIQEKTGYSEQNPEDWVVQTREGLSDLVDSFNGDVKNIKGISFSGQMHGLVLLDEEHQVLRNAILWNDTRTTKQCREIYEKVGKEKFISITKNMALEGFTLPKILWVKENEPEIYQKVSKFLLPKDYLRYRMTGKIHMDYSDAAGTSLLDISVNQWSEEICELLDINSVICPPLVPSHEKVGTITTEFAQVTGLDPKTAVFAGGADNACGAIGSGILSEGKTFCSIGTSGVVLTYEESGERDFKGKVHYFNHAKAVAYYTMGVTLSAGHSLNWFKNVFAKNEDFETLLKDIGEVPVGSNGLLFTPYLVGERTPHADSTIRGSFVGMDSSHTKNEFVRAVLEGITFSLNESIQIFRGNGKEISSIYSIGGGAKNPHWLQMQADIFDAKVVKLASEQGPGMGAAILALYGCGFYSSLEECASAILEESEVFEPIKENVEKYKQLFSIYQKVYRKTSEINEDLMAFRK, from the coding sequence ATGGAATATGTAATTGGTGTTGATTTGGGAACGAGTGCCGTTAAGATCTTGTTAGTTAATCAAAACGGACAAATTGAGAAGGAAGTATCAAAAGACTACCCTTTAATTCAAGAAAAGACAGGATATAGTGAACAAAACCCTGAAGACTGGGTAGTGCAAACGCGGGAAGGATTATCTGATTTAGTTGATTCGTTTAATGGTGATGTAAAAAATATTAAAGGGATTAGCTTTTCAGGACAAATGCATGGCCTAGTGTTACTTGATGAAGAACATCAAGTATTAAGAAATGCTATCCTTTGGAATGATACTCGTACTACTAAGCAATGCCGAGAGATTTATGAAAAGGTTGGAAAAGAAAAGTTTATTTCTATTACAAAAAATATGGCTCTCGAAGGCTTCACCTTGCCCAAAATTTTATGGGTGAAAGAAAATGAACCCGAAATCTATCAAAAAGTCTCTAAGTTTTTATTACCTAAGGATTACTTAAGGTATCGCATGACTGGAAAAATACACATGGATTACTCCGATGCTGCAGGAACTAGTTTGCTTGATATTAGTGTCAATCAATGGAGTGAAGAAATTTGTGAATTGCTGGATATCAATTCTGTAATTTGTCCTCCATTGGTTCCGTCTCATGAAAAAGTGGGGACCATTACTACTGAGTTTGCTCAGGTGACAGGGCTAGATCCAAAAACTGCTGTTTTTGCAGGTGGTGCTGATAATGCATGTGGAGCAATCGGTTCAGGTATTTTGTCAGAAGGAAAAACGTTTTGTAGTATTGGAACGTCCGGAGTCGTCCTTACTTATGAAGAATCAGGTGAAAGGGATTTCAAAGGGAAAGTTCACTACTTCAATCATGCAAAAGCTGTTGCGTATTACACAATGGGTGTAACGCTTTCAGCAGGGCATAGCTTAAACTGGTTTAAAAATGTATTTGCTAAAAATGAAGACTTTGAAACCTTATTAAAAGATATTGGAGAAGTTCCAGTCGGATCGAATGGACTTTTATTTACTCCATATCTCGTAGGGGAGAGAACTCCTCATGCTGATTCAACCATTCGAGGAAGCTTCGTAGGTATGGACAGTTCCCACACGAAAAATGAGTTTGTGAGAGCGGTATTAGAAGGAATCACATTTTCTCTGAATGAATCCATTCAAATCTTTAGGGGAAATGGTAAAGAAATTTCATCTATTTATTCCATTGGAGGAGGTGCTAAGAATCCCCATTGGTTGCAAATGCAGGCTGATATATTTGATGCAAAGGTTGTTAAGCTTGCTAGTGAACAAGGACCAGGAATGGGTGCAGCAATTCTTGCACTGTACGGATGTGGATTCTACAGTTCTTTAGAGGAATGTGCCAGTGCTATCTTAGAGGAATCTGAAGTTTTTGAGCCAATTAAGGAAAATGTCGAGAAGTATAAACAACTGTTTTCGATATATCAAAAAGTCTATAGAAAAACATCTGAGATCAATGAGGATTTAATGGCATTTCGTAAATAA
- a CDS encoding aldose epimerase family protein codes for MKILTEDVLGMWQLFTLQNDHGMEVEILNYGGVITKIKTPNKNGEVENVVLGYKDIQDYETNPFYLGSVIGRVAGRIQDAEFEWNGIKYQLEQNDGTNNLHSGSNGYHRQVWETETFQGDSEVGVVLSYLSRDGESGFPGDVHVRMTYTLTNENKLILDYQATSEKDTPLTLTNHTYFNLSGNLKETIHDHHVQLPSSQFVELDHSLIPTGKIVDVAENSTFDFRQGRRIRQGIERGSEQNKIVGNGYDHYFIFDTNEDKKVLVEDRNSGRSLTVETTQPGMVMYTGNKLLEGTELNERKSTKHLGICFETQGSPASLHHSNLPNIMVKAGERYKHQTTFTFHPLISPSK; via the coding sequence ATGAAGATTCTGACAGAAGATGTATTAGGAATGTGGCAGTTATTTACTTTACAAAATGATCATGGGATGGAAGTCGAAATACTTAATTACGGAGGAGTAATCACTAAAATAAAGACTCCGAATAAAAATGGAGAAGTGGAGAATGTTGTCTTAGGATACAAGGATATACAGGACTATGAAACTAACCCCTTCTATTTAGGTTCAGTAATTGGTCGTGTTGCAGGAAGAATACAGGATGCAGAATTTGAATGGAACGGAATAAAATATCAACTTGAACAAAATGATGGAACAAACAATTTACATAGCGGCTCCAATGGATACCATAGGCAGGTTTGGGAAACAGAAACTTTTCAAGGTGATAGTGAAGTTGGAGTTGTCCTATCCTATTTAAGCAGAGATGGGGAGAGTGGATTTCCTGGAGACGTCCATGTCAGGATGACCTACACTCTTACGAATGAAAACAAGCTAATTTTAGATTATCAGGCAACTTCGGAGAAAGATACACCATTAACCCTCACGAATCACACCTATTTTAATTTAAGTGGAAATCTTAAAGAAACCATTCATGATCACCACGTTCAATTACCAAGTTCTCAGTTTGTGGAGTTAGATCACTCTCTTATTCCAACAGGAAAAATTGTTGATGTCGCAGAGAATAGTACTTTCGACTTCCGACAAGGTCGTCGAATTAGACAAGGAATTGAGCGTGGTTCTGAGCAGAATAAGATAGTTGGCAATGGTTATGACCATTACTTCATTTTTGATACTAATGAGGATAAAAAAGTTTTGGTGGAGGATCGAAATAGTGGAAGATCTCTAACCGTTGAAACCACCCAACCCGGGATGGTCATGTATACGGGAAATAAACTTTTAGAAGGAACTGAACTAAATGAAAGAAAGTCAACCAAGCATTTAGGAATTTGCTTTGAAACACAAGGTTCACCTGCTTCCCTACACCATAGTAACCTTCCAAACATTATGGTAAAGGCAGGAGAGAGGTACAAACATCAAACCACTTTCACGTTTCATCCCCTTATTTCACCCTCAAAATAG